The Dioscorea cayenensis subsp. rotundata cultivar TDr96_F1 chromosome 11, TDr96_F1_v2_PseudoChromosome.rev07_lg8_w22 25.fasta, whole genome shotgun sequence genomic interval GCTAAGACAGCTATTGATCCTAATAATGTGTTTAATAATCCACAGAGTGTGCCACCTCTGCGTTTGAGTTCTAGTGTAAGTTCAGAGAATGGGCAGAGTGCTGGATGATTGGGGtacaatttttttgttgtatttcttaaaggtattattaaatcaaaatctttGGATATTTATCATGTCATGTTCATCCAGAAAGAGAAATTTTGATGTGagagtttaattaattaattagctttTTAAATTCAACACACCTTAAAAATTTCACATTTGATGATTGTGTTCATGGATGGTGGATTTTAATAATATGAACTTACACAATTACATATTTCTGATGATGCAATATATACTAAGCAACAAAAGTAAAGACTAAATAAAGATTACAACTCTTTTCAAAACCAcacaccaaatacaaaatacaaacttgagatgaGGGATTCATTCAGATTGTCACACAATTGTCTGTGCCTCACCAAGTTCTTGTGTTTGTTTCACAGGAGGACATTGAGCTTCATTGCTCTTGCCCCAGAGTAAGAAGTAGAGTCCTACAATCACAAGGCCAGACCCCAAAACACTGCaccaaaaaaaacaagagaaaatcacAATACATTCATGACCAAACTTGGTAGCAACACTGCAAGTGTTCTTTCATGTCCTATGAAAAACTATTAGAGGGTTGGTTACCACCTTCCAAGGTAGAGGGGTCCATGTAGGACACAGAAGTCGACACCGGCAACAATGATTTGTATCAATGGACTGAATGCGGTTGTGAAAAACAGGTCCTCTTTTCTGCACACACCATGACATTGCCAAGAACCCGAATCCTGATCCTATAAGCCCCTGCATGAagttaaaacataaatatagatGAGGAAATTTCCcgaagaatatataaattgaatgAAGGTTGCTTACCGCAAACAAAACGACAAAGATCTCGTATTTATTTGTTAGAGCCCAAATAGAAAAGTGGCGTTCAGTGACTATGCTTAGTGTGGCAGCTTGAAGGAAgctgatgaagaagatgatggcgGTGCATGAATAGAGGGCCGGATACTTGTGGCCAAGCCTTGTTTGTACTACAAACCAGGAGGACCAGCTGATGCTGCCAGCTATCAAGGCCATTGAGCCAAGCATCCATTTCTCAGAACTGTGCTCATGAATGGTGGTGGGTTGATGGTGGTGAACTGGGACCGGGATATGAGATGTTTTGTTCAATGTTGTGCCTTTGTAGAATGTCATCAGCATTGCACCAGTGACGCACATGAAAGTGCCAAGCATCT includes:
- the LOC120272075 gene encoding LOW QUALITY PROTEIN: WAT1-related protein At3g30340-like (The sequence of the model RefSeq protein was modified relative to this genomic sequence to represent the inferred CDS: deleted 1 base in 1 codon): MICLISAMNTMIKKVIDEGMNKLVLITFRQLIATLVLTPIAYFSERKSRPKMTTQIFVYLFFSALFGASLTQYLFFLGMEYTSATFACAFLNTTPALTFLIAVGFRLETLNLKSKTGIAKMLGTFMCVTGAMLMTFYKGTTLNKTSHIPVPVHHHQPTTIHEHSSEKWMLGSMALIAGSISWSSWFVVQTRLGHKYPALYSCTAIIFFISFLQAATLSIVTERHFSIWALTNKYEIFVVLFAGLIGSGFGFLAMSWCVQKRGPVFTTAFSPLIQIIVAGVDFCVLHGPLYLGSVLGSGLVIVGLYFLLWGKSNEAQCPPVKQTQELGEAQTIV